The sequence GGGCAGTGCGTCGGCGTACTGCTGCGGCGGCACCCACGTCGATTCCGGCTGCGCACCGGGCACGGCACCGGCCAGATGGTGGTGGCGGGTCATCCGCATCAGTGCCGGGTTGCCGCTGAAGCCGAGCTCCCGGTACAGGGGCGCGGCCTCCGGGCTGGTGTGCAGCTCGAACAGCGTCACTTCCTCGACGTCGGCGAGGTGGTCCAGGAGTGCGGACACGACGGCCCGGGCGTAGCCGCGGCGGCGGAACTCGGGCTGGGTGGCGACGAGCTGTACGCGGGCGGCCCGGCCTCGGGGGTAGGCCGGGGCTGGGAGCACGGGGTGGATCAGGCCGAGGGCGCAGGCGGCCATCGTGCCGTCCGGGGCGTCGATGACGACGGCCCGGGCGTCTCCCCCCGGCGTGAGCCGTGGCGCCAGCTCGTCCGTGCACCGCCGGAGCCAGTCCTCGGTGAACGGTGCGGACAGGACATGTTCGGAGCGCATCCGGGTGATGGCCTCGGCGTCAGCGGCGGTTGCCGCGCGGACCGGCGGCCGTCCGGCGGCGTCGCGCGGCTCGGCCGCGGTAGTGGGTGCCGTGTCGGCGTTCACGTCTCATCTCCTGTCGGTGAGAGGGCTGCACGGTGCTCGGCGCGCAGCCGGGCCAGCGTCCGCCGGCCGCGTTCGACGAGCTCGGGGTCACCGTGGGCGGCGCCGTAGGCGATCCCACTCACGGAATCCAGAGCTGCGTCGATGACCAGCCGGGCCTCCTCGGCGGCGGTCAGGGTCCTGCCGTACCCGGCCAGAAACGCCTCGAACAGG comes from Streptomyces sp. NBC_01454 and encodes:
- a CDS encoding GNAT family N-acetyltransferase codes for the protein MNADTAPTTAAEPRDAAGRPPVRAATAADAEAITRMRSEHVLSAPFTEDWLRRCTDELAPRLTPGGDARAVVIDAPDGTMAACALGLIHPVLPAPAYPRGRAARVQLVATQPEFRRRGYARAVVSALLDHLADVEEVTLFELHTSPEAAPLYRELGFSGNPALMRMTRHHHLAGAVPGAQPESTWVPPQQYADALPRAAAYVCLYVTDEDDRPLQLHSVYSPGHPWHMIGGAMDLGERPWDAVVRECREETGMTAAGLPRLLATVYGQPRAQRPYSTLQLIFDGGRLTAERIRGITLNPREHDEARVLPLAEWEALMPTRDFTRLCAVEEARRTGVAAYVDTWGNA